Below is a genomic region from Streptomyces roseoviridis.
GACGGCGCCAGACTGGTGTCGAACTCGGACGGCGCGAACCCCGTGTCCACCCTGGAGGAGCGCTGGGCGCGGCGGTTCGGCCACGACCACTGTGTGGCGGTCTCCACCGGCACCGCCGCACTGTCCCTCGCGCTCGCGGCGCTCGGCGTCGGGCCGGGCGACGAGGTGATCGTGCCCGCGCTCAGCTTCATCGCCACCGGGCTCGCGCCGTTGCACCAGATGGCCGTGCCCGTGTTCGCCGACGTCGACCCGGTCACCTTCAACATCGACCCGGACGACGTGGAGCGCCGGATCACCGACCGGACCCGGGCGATCATCCCGGTCCATCTGCACGGCGCGCCCGCCGACATGGACCGCATCACGGCCATCGCCCGCAGGCACGGCCTCGCCGTGGTCGAGGACGCCGCCCAGGCCCCCGGCGCGACCCACCGCGGCCGCCCCGTCGGCTCCCTCGGCGACGCCGGCGCCTTCAGCCTCCAGGCCACCAAGAACATCCCCACCTGCGGCGAGGGCGGTCTGCTCGTGACCGGCAGCGCCGAGCTGGCCGAAGCGGTGCGCAAGGGCCGCCAGTTCGGCGAGGTCATCGAGGCCGGCCGGGACCGCGACTACATCAGTTACGGCCTGGGCTGGAACCACAAGATGAACGCCCTCCAGGCCGCGTTCACCGACGCCCAGCTCGCCCGGTTCGACGACTACGAGCGGGCCCGGCAGCGCAATGTCGCCGAATTCCTCGGGCGGCTCGCCGAACTGCCCGGCCTGCGCGTGCCCACCGCGCTCCCTGGCACCACCCACGCCTGGCACATCCTGCGCTTCCGGTTCGACGCGGCCGCGCTCGGCCTGGACGGGGTACGGCCCGAGGCCCTGCGCGCCGCCCTGCGACGGCTGCTGCGCGCCGAGGGCGTGCCGATGTCGCAGTACCAGCTGATGCCGCTGCCCGACCAGAAGGTCTTCGTCGACCGGGTCGGCTTCGGCAAGGGCTACCCGTGGACCGTGACCGACGCGCCCGCGCCGGAGCCGGGGGAGGGCTACCCGGTGGCCCGCGCGGTCATCGCCGACTCCCTGACGCTGCAGAAACGTCACCTCCACCCGGGCTCGGGCGACCTGCTCCGCGCCTACGCCGACGCCTTCGAGAAGGTGTGGTCCCACACCGACATGGTGGCCACCCTCGCGGGAGCCGCCTCATGACCGCCACCCAGGCGACCGCGCTCGACACGCTGGAAGAGGTCGCCGCGCGCATCCGCTCGCACGTCGTCGACATGTGCGCGGGACCGGAGGGCGGCCACCTCGGCGGCGCCTTCTCCAGCGTCGAGGTGCTCACCGCCCTGTACTTCTCCGTGCTCGACGTGGACCCCCGGCGGCCCGACGA
It encodes:
- a CDS encoding DegT/DnrJ/EryC1/StrS family aminotransferase, producing the protein MSKLAAFGGSPAVPRDRRHVDWPLVEDEDRKAVIDALDGARLVSNSDGANPVSTLEERWARRFGHDHCVAVSTGTAALSLALAALGVGPGDEVIVPALSFIATGLAPLHQMAVPVFADVDPVTFNIDPDDVERRITDRTRAIIPVHLHGAPADMDRITAIARRHGLAVVEDAAQAPGATHRGRPVGSLGDAGAFSLQATKNIPTCGEGGLLVTGSAELAEAVRKGRQFGEVIEAGRDRDYISYGLGWNHKMNALQAAFTDAQLARFDDYERARQRNVAEFLGRLAELPGLRVPTALPGTTHAWHILRFRFDAAALGLDGVRPEALRAALRRLLRAEGVPMSQYQLMPLPDQKVFVDRVGFGKGYPWTVTDAPAPEPGEGYPVARAVIADSLTLQKRHLHPGSGDLLRAYADAFEKVWSHTDMVATLAGAAS